A region of Maribacter algicola DNA encodes the following proteins:
- a CDS encoding mechanosensitive ion channel family protein has translation MENETSRILYNYLLKTGISETLAAYLNLIILMAAVLVLAWILDWVIWKFLRAFSIRIARQSKTNFDNFLVANRVPRYFAHLAPMFLLFKTVPVAFIDFDYARGIAMKTLQVLLVLLALSVIKRVFRSINDYLKTKPRFRDKPLDSYIQVFMIFGWSVGILAILAIVTNVQVWKFFTALGAGSAIILLIFKDSILGLVASIQVSANDMVRIGDWITFDKYGADGDVIEINLATVKVQNFDKTITTIPTYALISDSFKNWRGMQESGGRRIKRALIISQKSIRFLSDEDVEALKKIQLIQPYLSDRNEKIKAFNIENGRNKELAINGRNLTNIGVFRKYVTDYLENHSAVNKGMTLMVRQLAPTPQGIPLEIYAFSADKRWENYEYVMADIFDHLLAALPFFDLKVFEFPIDFGQDV, from the coding sequence ATGGAAAATGAAACATCCAGAATACTCTATAACTACTTGTTAAAGACCGGTATCAGTGAAACGCTTGCCGCATATCTAAACCTGATTATCCTGATGGCCGCGGTACTCGTTTTGGCATGGATTCTGGACTGGGTCATTTGGAAGTTTTTAAGGGCCTTTTCCATAAGAATTGCCAGGCAATCAAAGACCAATTTCGATAATTTTTTGGTTGCCAACAGGGTGCCTAGGTACTTTGCCCATCTAGCACCTATGTTTCTCCTGTTCAAAACGGTGCCCGTCGCTTTTATCGATTTTGACTACGCCCGTGGAATCGCCATGAAAACCTTACAAGTGCTGTTAGTGCTCCTAGCGTTGTCCGTCATTAAACGGGTCTTTCGAAGTATCAATGATTACCTGAAAACAAAACCCCGTTTTAGGGACAAGCCGTTGGATAGCTACATACAGGTATTTATGATTTTTGGCTGGTCCGTAGGTATTTTGGCCATTCTGGCCATTGTGACCAACGTACAGGTCTGGAAATTCTTTACGGCCTTGGGTGCAGGGTCGGCCATAATCCTTTTGATATTCAAGGACTCCATTTTGGGTCTTGTGGCAAGTATCCAGGTAAGTGCCAACGATATGGTACGCATAGGCGATTGGATCACCTTTGATAAATATGGGGCAGACGGGGACGTAATAGAAATCAACCTAGCCACCGTCAAGGTTCAGAATTTTGACAAGACGATTACCACGATACCCACCTATGCCTTGATATCCGACTCTTTCAAAAACTGGCGGGGGATGCAGGAATCGGGCGGGAGACGTATCAAAAGAGCCTTGATAATTAGTCAAAAAAGTATTCGTTTTCTCTCCGATGAGGATGTGGAGGCGCTCAAAAAAATCCAATTGATACAACCGTATTTATCCGACAGAAACGAAAAAATAAAGGCGTTCAACATAGAAAATGGCCGAAACAAGGAACTTGCCATCAACGGCAGAAACCTCACCAACATTGGTGTCTTTCGTAAGTACGTTACGGATTATCTGGAAAACCACTCCGCCGTGAACAAGGGCATGACACTCATGGTTAGGCAATTGGCCCCTACGCCACAAGGTATTCCATTAGAAATATATGCCTTTAGTGCGGACAAACGTTGGGAAAATTATGAATACGTCATGGCCGATATCTTCGATCACTTGCTGGCGGCGCTTCCCTTTTTTGATCTAAAGGTTTTTGAATTTCCAATAGATTTTGGACAAGACGTTTAA
- a CDS encoding DUF1501 domain-containing protein, whose amino-acid sequence MEEHKNENPLKVNRRHFFSQLSVGIGSLALGSLLIPDLFKNGSKELAQQPLGIPHFAPKAKRVIYLFQAGAPSQLETFDYKPMLRKRMGEDLPESIRNGQRLTGMTANQEKFPLMPPAVNFKQHGQSGTWISDFFPYTAKIADEITVIRSMHTEAINHDPAITFFQTGSQISGRPSMGSWMSYGLGSENKNLPSFVVLTSRGDGNSQGLYSKLWSSGFLDSKHQGVLLRSGKDPVLYLNDPEGISRSEKRDLLNEVSALNKLHHVETGDDEIESRIAQYEMAYRMQMSVPDVMDISKEPKSIIDLYGEDCQVPGTYAANALQARRLAENGVRFIQLYHQGWDQHGNLPNEMAGQAKDVDQASAALVLDLKQRGMLEDTLVIWGGEFGRGNYCQGKFDPANYGRDHHPRAFSIWMAGGGIKQGLNYGQTDEFGYNVIENPVHINDFHATLMYALGLDHEQLTYKYQGRRFRLTDVAGNVIKDLIA is encoded by the coding sequence ATGGAAGAACATAAAAACGAAAACCCTTTAAAGGTCAATAGGCGCCACTTTTTTTCACAGTTGAGCGTGGGCATAGGTTCCTTGGCCTTGGGATCTTTGTTGATTCCCGATCTGTTCAAGAACGGCTCCAAAGAGTTGGCCCAACAACCTTTGGGCATCCCCCATTTTGCTCCCAAGGCAAAACGGGTCATCTACCTGTTTCAGGCTGGGGCGCCCTCCCAATTGGAAACCTTTGATTATAAACCGATGTTGCGTAAGCGCATGGGTGAGGATTTGCCGGAATCCATCCGAAACGGACAACGTTTAACGGGCATGACGGCCAATCAGGAAAAGTTCCCGTTGATGCCGCCGGCCGTCAATTTCAAGCAACACGGGCAAAGCGGTACCTGGATCAGTGATTTTTTCCCTTACACGGCGAAAATTGCCGATGAGATAACGGTCATCCGAAGTATGCATACCGAAGCAATCAATCACGATCCCGCCATCACCTTTTTTCAGACCGGCAGTCAGATATCCGGTAGGCCCAGTATGGGTTCCTGGATGAGCTATGGCCTGGGCAGCGAAAACAAAAATTTACCATCTTTTGTCGTATTGACCTCTAGGGGAGATGGCAATAGCCAAGGACTCTATTCAAAACTTTGGTCCAGCGGGTTTTTGGATTCCAAGCACCAAGGGGTGCTGCTGCGTTCCGGAAAGGACCCTGTACTCTATCTCAATGACCCGGAGGGCATTTCCCGATCGGAAAAGCGAGACCTGTTGAACGAGGTATCTGCATTGAACAAGTTACATCATGTGGAGACGGGCGATGACGAGATAGAATCACGTATTGCCCAGTATGAGATGGCGTACCGCATGCAGATGTCGGTGCCCGATGTCATGGACATTTCCAAGGAACCCAAATCCATTATCGACCTCTATGGCGAGGATTGCCAGGTACCTGGAACGTATGCCGCCAATGCCCTACAGGCCAGAAGGCTTGCGGAAAATGGGGTGAGGTTCATACAATTGTACCATCAGGGCTGGGACCAACACGGCAATCTGCCCAATGAAATGGCAGGTCAGGCGAAGGATGTTGACCAGGCTTCGGCCGCTTTGGTTTTGGACCTGAAACAACGGGGCATGTTAGAGGATACCTTGGTGATCTGGGGAGGAGAATTCGGAAGGGGCAATTACTGTCAAGGAAAGTTCGACCCGGCCAATTACGGCAGGGACCACCACCCCAGGGCCTTTAGTATCTGGATGGCCGGTGGGGGTATAAAGCAAGGCTTGAATTACGGTCAGACCGATGAATTTGGGTACAACGTCATTGAAAATCCGGTCCATATAAACGATTTTCACGCGACCTTGATGTATGCCTTGGGACTGGACCATGAACAGCTTACGTACAAATATCAGGGACGTCGTTTTCGACTGACGGACGTGGCCGGGAACGTCATCAAAGACCTTATAGCATAA
- a CDS encoding PSD1 and planctomycete cytochrome C domain-containing protein: MNYKITTVLVLLAIIVGLYTYKTGVFEFDNDEYASLSFPETVDYNFHIKPILSDNCYTCHGPDANKRKAGLRLDDQESALSELPESPGHFAIVPKNLRESKAYQAILSEDPTTQMPPADSKLSLSAYEKKLIKKWIEQGAQFEKHWAYIPPEKLSLPQTKSTWGNNEIDAFILKKLEEHNLVPSDKASNETLIRRISLDLTGLPPDPESVTQLLAPASQDTIAHIIDTFLASPAYGERMTQSWLDVARYADSHGYQDDSYRTMWPWRDWVIHAFNKNLPYDTFLTWQLAGDLLPNPTKEQILATGFNRNHPITQEGGVIQEEYRVNYVLDRTNTLGKGILGLTLECARCHDHKYDAISQKDYFEMFAFFNQVDEKGLQMDAVQAKNQAFFADPPFIEISAAETNGVLSFINMKDTPKINVMVMNDSAPKTTYILNRGEYDQPIDSVLPNTPKSIFAFPDNLPKNRLGLAQWLTDQKHPLTARVFVNRIWAMLFGKGLVETVEDFGVQGSLPTHPELLDWLAVDFMEHGWDIKYLLKKIMLSATYQQKSELRPDLKQADPENIWWARAPRFRMSGEMIRDYILATSGLLNQEIGGPSVKPYQPPGLWEETNAGGNRGVLTNYIQDEGADLYRRSLYTFWKRTLPPPNMTIFDAPTRDFSEVRRQKTNTPLQALVLQNDVQILEAARVLAQNLVHKDPKGKEYVTDVFRLILVRSPKAQELAALTNYYQDALKGYRERPAEAEKLIAAGEYRRLETDAAKTAALMLTAQVIYNLDETITKE, from the coding sequence ATGAATTACAAAATTACGACTGTACTGGTTTTATTGGCTATTATAGTCGGATTATATACCTATAAAACGGGCGTTTTTGAATTTGATAATGACGAGTACGCTAGTTTGTCGTTTCCGGAAACGGTTGATTACAACTTTCATATAAAACCAATTCTTTCCGATAACTGTTACACCTGTCACGGACCCGATGCTAATAAGCGTAAGGCCGGCCTGCGTTTGGACGATCAGGAATCCGCGTTATCGGAATTACCGGAGTCCCCAGGTCACTTTGCGATTGTGCCGAAAAACCTTCGGGAGAGTAAGGCCTATCAGGCCATACTATCCGAGGACCCCACAACACAGATGCCTCCGGCCGATTCCAAATTGTCCCTATCGGCCTATGAAAAAAAACTCATCAAAAAATGGATTGAGCAAGGTGCACAATTTGAAAAGCACTGGGCGTATATCCCGCCTGAAAAATTGTCCCTTCCCCAAACCAAAAGCACTTGGGGCAATAATGAGATCGATGCCTTTATTCTCAAAAAATTGGAAGAGCACAACTTGGTTCCCTCTGACAAAGCATCCAATGAGACCTTGATACGAAGAATCAGTTTGGACCTCACGGGTCTTCCCCCAGATCCGGAATCCGTTACCCAACTTTTGGCCCCTGCTTCCCAAGATACCATAGCGCATATCATCGATACTTTTTTGGCCTCCCCGGCCTATGGCGAGCGCATGACCCAATCCTGGTTGGACGTGGCGCGTTATGCGGATTCCCACGGCTATCAGGACGATAGCTACCGTACCATGTGGCCGTGGCGCGATTGGGTCATCCATGCTTTCAACAAGAACCTTCCGTACGACACCTTTTTAACCTGGCAGTTGGCGGGCGACCTCCTGCCCAACCCAACCAAGGAACAGATCTTGGCGACGGGATTCAACAGAAATCATCCCATAACCCAGGAGGGAGGGGTCATTCAGGAGGAATACAGGGTCAATTACGTGCTGGACCGTACCAACACCTTGGGGAAAGGGATTTTAGGACTTACCCTGGAATGTGCACGTTGCCATGACCATAAATACGACGCCATTTCCCAGAAGGACTATTTTGAAATGTTCGCTTTTTTCAACCAAGTGGATGAGAAGGGACTTCAGATGGATGCCGTGCAGGCCAAGAACCAAGCTTTTTTTGCCGACCCCCCGTTTATCGAGATTTCGGCAGCGGAGACCAATGGCGTGCTTTCCTTTATCAACATGAAGGATACTCCCAAGATCAACGTAATGGTCATGAACGATTCCGCACCCAAGACCACCTATATTTTGAACCGTGGGGAATACGATCAACCTATAGATTCCGTCCTTCCAAATACACCAAAATCTATATTCGCTTTTCCCGATAATCTTCCCAAAAACCGCCTGGGACTCGCACAATGGCTCACGGACCAAAAGCATCCTTTAACCGCAAGGGTATTCGTGAACCGCATCTGGGCCATGCTTTTTGGAAAGGGTCTTGTGGAAACCGTAGAGGATTTTGGGGTTCAGGGAAGCCTACCTACGCATCCGGAATTGTTGGACTGGTTGGCAGTGGATTTCATGGAACACGGATGGGACATCAAGTATCTGCTCAAAAAAATAATGCTTTCGGCCACTTACCAACAAAAATCGGAGTTAAGGCCCGACTTGAAACAGGCGGACCCCGAAAATATATGGTGGGCGCGAGCCCCTCGGTTCAGGATGAGTGGGGAAATGATACGCGATTACATCCTTGCCACTAGCGGACTTCTTAACCAAGAAATTGGCGGCCCTAGTGTAAAGCCCTACCAACCTCCCGGTCTTTGGGAAGAAACGAACGCAGGCGGAAACAGGGGTGTCCTAACGAATTATATTCAGGACGAGGGTGCCGACCTCTATAGGCGCTCCCTGTATACCTTTTGGAAAAGGACCCTGCCACCGCCCAATATGACCATTTTTGATGCACCTACCCGTGATTTTTCGGAAGTTCGACGGCAAAAGACGAATACCCCTTTACAAGCCTTGGTGCTCCAGAACGATGTGCAGATCCTGGAAGCTGCCCGGGTACTGGCCCAAAACTTGGTCCATAAAGACCCAAAAGGAAAAGAATATGTAACCGATGTCTTCAGGCTCATCCTAGTCCGGTCGCCCAAAGCGCAGGAATTGGCGGCACTTACCAATTATTATCAGGATGCCTTAAAAGGATATAGGGAGCGACCGGCAGAGGCTGAAAAATTGATTGCGGCAGGGGAATATCGCAGGCTGGAAACTGATGCCGCAAAGACGGCCGCTCTCATGCTCACCGCACAGGTAATCTATAATTTGGACGAAACTATCACCAAAGAGTAA